From a single Cydia amplana chromosome 22, ilCydAmpl1.1, whole genome shotgun sequence genomic region:
- the LOC134658434 gene encoding DNA-directed RNA polymerases I, II, and III subunit RPABC5 has protein sequence MIIPVRCFTCGKVIGNKWEAYLGLLQAEYTEGDALDALGLKRYCCRRMLLGHVDLIEKLLNYAPLEK, from the exons ATGATCATCCCAGTCCGTTGTTTCACTTGTGGAAAGGTCATTGGCAACAAGTGGGAGGCCTACCTCGGGCTCCTACAAGCCGAGTACACTGAGGG TGATGCCTTGGATGCCCTCGGCCTGAAGAGGTATTGCTGCCGCCGCATGCTGCTCGGACACGTTGACCTGATCGAGAAACTTCTCAATTATGCTCCactagaaaaataa